From the Fusobacterium sp. IOR10 genome, the window GTTCCATATTAATTTCACAGGAAGGGGTATTTAGGGGAAATGTACCTGCTGGCTCATTAATTAGCTCTGTTGGAGCTGGGGATTCTATGGTTTCTGGATTCTTATATGGTCTTCATTTAAATAAAAGCATAGTTGAAACATATAAATATGCAATTGCATCTGGAAGTTCCACAGCCTTTTCCAAAGGACTTACTACCTTTGAAAATATGAATAATTTATTAAATGATATAGAAGTTACAAAAATTTAATGTAAATACAACTAGGAGGTATAAAATGTTAAAATCTATGATTACAAAGGAATGTATCAGCTTAAATCTTACTGCTAAAAGCAAAAATGATGTTATTGATGAACTAGTTAATATGCTTTTTGAAAATGGAAAATTGAACGACCCTAAAGAATACAAAGCACAAATACTTAAAAGAGAAGAGGAAAGTTCAACTGGTTTAGAAGAGGGAATAGCTATTCCCCATGCTAAAACTGCTGCAGTTAAAGTTCCCACAGTTGCAATTGGTATTTCAAAGGATGGTGTTGACTTTAATTCCCTTGATGGTGAGCCTTCAAAATTATTCTTTATGATAGCAGCCCCTGCCAATGCTAAGGATTCTCATATAGAAGTTCTTTCACAACTTTCAACTTCATTGCTAGATGATGATATTAGAGAAGGGGTATTAAATGCCAAATCAAAGGAAGAAATTATTAATATTCTTCTTAAAAGTGAAGATAATAAAGAAGTAATAGATGAGGGAAATAATTTTGATGTTTTAGCAGTTACTGCTTGCCCTACAGGTATTGCCCATACTTACATGGCTGCTGATGCTTTGAGAAAAAAAGCTAGTGAACTTGGAGTTAAGATAAAGGTTGAAACAAATGGTTCAACTGGTGTTAAAAATAAACTTACTGATGAAGATATTAAAAATGCCAAGGGAATAGTTGTTGCAGCTGATACAAATATTGAAATGGCTAGATTTAATGGAAAACATGTGGTTATTGTACCTGTTACAGAGGGTATCAAAAATCCTGAAAAATTAATTACTGAGGCTACAAATAACGTGGCTCCAATATACACAGCTGATGATAAAGAAATAGCTGCAGCTGGAAAAAAAGAAAAAACAGGATTCTATAAACATTTAATGTCAGGTGTTTCTAATATGTTACCCTTTGTTGTTGGTGGAGGTATATTAATTGCCATTTCATTTATGTTTGGAATAAAGGCCTTTGATCCTAATGATGCTACTTTTAATCCAATTGCTAAATTACTTATGGATATTGGTGGAGGAAATGCCTTCTTCCTAATGATTCCTGTTCTAGCTGGATTTATTGGATTTAGTATTGCAGATAGACCTGGTTTTGCCCCTGCAATGGTTGCTGGACTTATTTCTGCTAACAATGGTGCTGGTTTCCTAGGTGCATTAATTGGTGGTTTCATTGGTGGTTATTCTATAATTTTACTAAAAAAAGTTTTTGGTAAATTACCTGAAAGTTTAGAAGGAATAAAACCAGTTTTACTTTATCCTCTATTTGGTATATTTATCACAGGAACTATTATGTATACAGTAATCCTTGGCCCTGTAGCTGCTCTTAACAATGGAATGACTTCAATGCTTCAAAATATGGGAACTGGAAACTTAGTTCTACTAGGTGTTGTTCTTGCTGGAATGATGGCTGTTGACATGGGTGGACCTGTTAACAAGGCTGCCTTTACATTTGGTATTGCTATGATCTCTGCTGGTAACTACTATCCTCATGCTGCTGTTATGGCTGGTGGAATGGTCCCTCCTTTGGGAATTGCAATTGCCACTACTGTATTTAAAAATAAATTTACCAAGGAAGAAAAAGACGCTGGTAAAACTTGTTATATTATGGGAGCTTCAT encodes:
- a CDS encoding fructose-specific PTS transporter subunit EIIC, producing the protein MLKSMITKECISLNLTAKSKNDVIDELVNMLFENGKLNDPKEYKAQILKREEESSTGLEEGIAIPHAKTAAVKVPTVAIGISKDGVDFNSLDGEPSKLFFMIAAPANAKDSHIEVLSQLSTSLLDDDIREGVLNAKSKEEIINILLKSEDNKEVIDEGNNFDVLAVTACPTGIAHTYMAADALRKKASELGVKIKVETNGSTGVKNKLTDEDIKNAKGIVVAADTNIEMARFNGKHVVIVPVTEGIKNPEKLITEATNNVAPIYTADDKEIAAAGKKEKTGFYKHLMSGVSNMLPFVVGGGILIAISFMFGIKAFDPNDATFNPIAKLLMDIGGGNAFFLMIPVLAGFIGFSIADRPGFAPAMVAGLISANNGAGFLGALIGGFIGGYSIILLKKVFGKLPESLEGIKPVLLYPLFGIFITGTIMYTVILGPVAALNNGMTSMLQNMGTGNLVLLGVVLAGMMAVDMGGPVNKAAFTFGIAMISAGNYYPHAAVMAGGMVPPLGIAIATTVFKNKFTKEEKDAGKTCYIMGASFITEGAIPFAASDPARVIPSCIIGSAIAGGISMFGKVQLPAPHGGIFVIPVMTNPIMYIVAVLVGSFITAALIGFLKPVK